The Gammaproteobacteria bacterium DNA window GCCACAGGTTCGTAATAGGGCTCTTTTTCGACGAAGTACTCTTCTGGTTTGTAACTTTTTGCGCTGATATCTGAATCCATGATCTATTATGATATTTATAAGTGTGAAGTCTCCATATCTCAAACTAGCGTTTTCCAATATTGCGTGCAAGTAAATAAGACAATTGAATCTATATAATGTCGCTGTTGATTAAATTTCTAGCAACTAAATACTTCATTAATAATTAAATGATTCAGAAGTATGTCCAGCGCTTAAGGTGCTTTATTTGAAGATATTCATAACTGACTCTTACAACTGTGAGGTTGTTACTTATTGGTCATTGACTCTCCGGTTATAAATAAGTAAGTTCTTATATAAGTCCTTTTTAATCAAGATATTACAAAAGTTATGCAAAGTGCTGCTCAACAAGCCCTAGAAATTGAACAGGTTTCGGATCATCCGCTCGCCGGTCAGGAGATGACTGGTTCAGATATTATCGTCCAAGTGCTTGCTCAAGAACAAACAGGCGTCATTTTTGGATATAGCGGTGGCGCTATTCTGCCTACATATGACGCTGTATTTCGCTTCAATGCAGAAACAAATGACGCGATGCCATTAATTGTCCCCGCAAATGAGCAAGGAGCTGGATTTATGGCATCCGGATATGCGCGTGCTAGCGGTAAAGTTGGTGTAGTGATGGTGACTTCTGGTCCGGGTGCGACCAATACTGTGACACCTGTAAGAGATTGCATGGCTGACTCTATTCCAATTGTAGTGATCTGTGGGCAAGTTCCCACTGCAGCAATTGGTAGTGATGGGTTCCAAGAAGCGCCAATTTCTAACATCATGGGCGCAGTTGCTAAACACATTTTCTTGGTGACTGATCCAACAAAATTAGAATCTACTATTCGTACTGCATTTGAAATAGCGCGTACAGGCAGACCTGGCCCAGTTGTAATTGATATTCCCAAAGATGTTCAGAACTGGGTAGGCCCTTTCCGTGGGCGCGGTCGTTTACCAGTGCGTGGTTATCGTGAGCGTATTCATAAAGTTATCTCGTCTGAATTAACAGCCGACAAAAAAAAGCAGTTTTATGATGCGCTAGCTCAGGCTGAGCGCCCGCTAATTTATGCAGGTGGTGGTGCCATTAATGGTGAAGCTTCAAAGCAGCTAAGAAAATTTGCAGATGAATACAAAATTCCTGTTGTCACTACATTAATGGGGATTGGTGCATACGATACAACTAAGCCTCGGGCTTTACATATGTTAGGAATGCATGGCACTGCATTTGCCAATTATGCGACTGATGATAGTGATTTTTTAATAACAGTTGGCGCGCGATTTGACGACAGAGTAGCTGCTGTACCCTCAAAATTTGCACCTAATGCAAAATATATTGCTCATTTTGATATAGATCCGTCGGAAATAGATAAAGTTAAGTCTGTGAATTGGCATCATATTGGCCTGTTGCCAGAAAGTTTGCAGTGTCTTTTAGAGTATGGACAAGAAG harbors:
- the ilvB gene encoding biosynthetic-type acetolactate synthase large subunit, whose product is MQSAAQQALEIEQVSDHPLAGQEMTGSDIIVQVLAQEQTGVIFGYSGGAILPTYDAVFRFNAETNDAMPLIVPANEQGAGFMASGYARASGKVGVVMVTSGPGATNTVTPVRDCMADSIPIVVICGQVPTAAIGSDGFQEAPISNIMGAVAKHIFLVTDPTKLESTIRTAFEIARTGRPGPVVIDIPKDVQNWVGPFRGRGRLPVRGYRERIHKVISSELTADKKKQFYDALAQAERPLIYAGGGAINGEASKQLRKFADEYKIPVVTTLMGIGAYDTTKPRALHMLGMHGTAFANYATDDSDFLITVGARFDDRVAAVPSKFAPNAKYIAHFDIDPSEIDKVKSVNWHHIGLLPESLQCLLEYGQEVYKLEADYAEWHAHIADLKSKYAMNYDKHSDEIQPYAVIEEINKHTKGNAIISTGVGQHQMWAAQYFDFKQPRLWLTSGSMGTMGFGLPAAIGAQFAKPGSMVINIDGDASIRMNLGELETVTTYKLPVKTVVLNNFGDGMVKQWQKLFFKGRLSASDKSLHKKNFIKSAESDGFEYAVRLDNKADLPKVIKEFVDYPGPAFLEVIIDRDAGVYPMVGPGMCYEEMITGDHIPTRHSREDKGKVDSSEMF